GAGATGAGGTGACCAAGAAAGGCAACAGTCATGTCTTGGTGGCTTGGTCTTCATGGGGGATGGTACCTCATAAAAACTCGTGTTCCTGAAGCTCCCCTGCAGGGCTTGCAAGCATTGGGGTGATCAGATTTCTTCTGTGCTTGTATAACCTGAGGGAGGGTGCTTGGGAATCCTGTAAATTACAGGAGCTTCTCAAAACTTTTAAGTTGTATCTACTTCCTGAGTCTCCTGAGCCCCACCTCCTCCCTTCAAGAGGGAACAGCTTGATTGAAAGGAAATCACTACCTGACCAAAGAGACCATTGACCCTTACAACATTAACAGAGACAGGCTGGCTTGCCCTCCCCTCCTGGGCTTCATCCTGTTCCTTGGAGTTGAACGTTGACAACTAACATTCTGAGGCCCGTCGTTGTCCTGTGGGAACTAACAGACCATGTTATAGTTTCTTCAGAGGAAGATGTGCCAAGCCTTCATATatgagggactggagaaatggttcaatgCAGAACACTTGTCACATAAGCATGGTAGGACCTGAGATCAACCTCCAGGACCCATGTACAAAGCCAGGGAGGGTTGACTGTGGGTGACAAAGGTAGGAGGACCTCTGctagcctagctccaggttcagcaaaagaccctgtctcaagggacaCTTGATGTCCTCCTGTGGCTGTTGCATGTGCtatcatagcacacacacactcgcgcgcgcgcacacacacacacacacacacacacacacaccttcatacaTGAGCCTCAAGGCACCATCAATCATCATAATTCAGGAGCCCACGAGTGATCACTCCCCGCTCTCCCCACATTTCAGTGCCAGCATCTGTTTCTGTGGAGTTACCCATCCTGGATACTCAGTGAAACTTATAAAATATGTGAAATTTTGTGACtgaaattttttgaaattatcttttttatattaagatttatttatttactttatgtatgctagtacactgtagctgtgcagatggctgtgagccttcctgtggttgctgggaattgaattcatgacctctgctcactccagccaACCTCACTCACTCTGGCTACCCTGCTTGCTCTggtccaaagatttattattatatgtaagtagaccagaagagggcgtcaggtctcattacaaatggttgtgagccaccatgtggttgctgggatttgaacttaggaccttccggagagcagtcagtactcttacccactgagccaccttactggtccaactgaaaaaaatttgaagatttattttatgtttaattgtgtgtgtgtgtgtgtgtgtgtgtgtgtgattgtgtgtgtgtacatgagtgcaggtgcccacagagatcagaagagggcttcaTATCCCTGGAGCAGGGGTGTtaggcagttgtaagctaccaGATCTTAACTACTTAGCCATTTCCCCAGGCTCTTTAATATTTCttacctttttcattttttaatttttaagatttatttgctgTCTTTCTTCTGAAGATGATTGTCTTGGTAATCATTTCTCggctttttttctcttgtctgtGTGCTAGTGCCTATGTATCaggcatttcttctttcttttattttattaatttttatttatttatttagtagagaacagagtttatttgggggcttGGGGGGGTAAAGAAGGgagtagaggaaggggaaagagggagaaagggtcaGAGAggatttcctccttccttcctttctttctttcgacaCAATCTtaccctggctgtctggaactctgtagactaggctgtcctcgaactcagcgctctgcctcctgagtgctgggattaaaggcgtgcactgccaCCACCCAGCACCACACATTTATTTACTCTTCAgtgaaaaataatttctaatttctATTATGTGTCTTGTTTGAGATATGGATTCCTTAGATacgggtttgtttttttttcttcagtcatGAACACATAGTACTTTTCTGGTTATATGTCACGATTTCTAGCATAATTACTTTGAGGCCAGACAATGTACTGAGTATATTACAAAGAAGATTTTGTTGAGATTTGCTCTGTAGGCCACCTTGGTATTTGGCTCATTCTGCAGTAAATACTGTATGTGGTTTTCTTAATTGAGGGATAATTTTTTACTGGTGAATACTCAGTGTGGAGCTCAGACTCCAAGTGAGCAGTGTAACGAGACTCGGCAAACGCCTGTACCTGCGAAACTCCCACTCATGTAAAGTTACAGGATGCTTTCATCGGCTCCGCATGTCCTCCTGTGACCCTCCCAGAATGTTGTgatcctttctgttgctgtggtaaaacactctGACAGAAAGCTACACAAGGTGAGAGAGGGTTCATGTGGCTGGTGATTCAAAGTCACAGTCTCATTTTGGGGAAGTCGAGGCAGGAACACAAGCAGCTGGCCACGCCCCATCAGTAGTCACGAACAAACAAGAATAAATGCACCCCAGCTTGCTCTCCGCTAGTTTGCTCCTCTCTTACACAGTTCACTTCAACCCCCTGCCTAAGGGAGGTGCCgcctacagtgggctgggtcctcctatGTCCATTATCAATTGAGAAAGTCCCTATAAACACGGCCATGGGTGAGCCTGATTCACATCATTGTGCGCTAAGACTCTTCCTGGCTGGAGCGATGGCTGATGGTGATGAACATGTACAGCTCTTGCAGACCACCCAAGCTGGGCTCTCAGGACCCACAGCAGGCTGCTTACAACCAGCACCTGTTACTGTAGCTCTGGgcgtctgatgccttcttctagctggccacacacacacacacacacacacacacacacacacacattgtgtggTTCTAGACTGTGGCAAGTTGAGTGAAATTGACAGTCCTCCTAGCACGTTGGCACTATGGTTAATTATACTGGTCCTGGAATCCCGTATCGATGCACTCATACTGTATATAACAGTATGAATATACTGTATATAACGTGTATGGCTTCCTGGTACAAAAGGGTTTTCACATGTAACCATACCATCGCTCATGTCATCTGTTCTGTTTCCTTTAATCACTGCGTGACATCCATTGCTCTGACGGGTCGTCTCCATGTCACTCACTCACTGTACATACTTGCGCTATTTCCAACCTGATTCCTAAGCAAAACATTTGCATGCTAGGGGGAGGGGAcaacagggtctcatgcagcccagacTGGCATTAAACTAGGCAAGtaactgaggatggccttgaactcctggtcctcctacctctgcctcccaagaacttgAATTTCAGGCTCATACCAGCACGCCAGCTTCTGCAGTGCggtggatggaacccagggctccaAGCATCCGTTCCTAAGCACGGCTTCTATcttaattccccccccccccccgccccccagaccTTAGGTAATTAACTAGGGTGAGAGCGCTGAGCATCACGCAGGTGCGTGTGCAGGGATCCACTGGGGGGGGGAGGACGGCTCACTGCAGATCACTTCCTACGCAGTCATCGAGGATCCCCAGCGCACACACAAAAGCCAGACAAAACAGTGTCTGCAGCTGAAATGGCAGCACTCCCATGGTCAGATGGAGACAGGGGAATCCCTAGAAGCCGGCCTGCTGAGCATAGAAGCAGACAAGAGACTCTGCCTGGAGGTGGAAGGACCAGCACTCAGGGCAGTCTTCTGATCTCGTATGTGCTGTGGTACGCATACAcccatagtctctctctctctctctctctctctctctctcacacacacacacacacacacacacacgcacacgcacacatgcacacatgcgcacacacaaacacacacgcgcgcacacacaaacacatgcatgcacaaacacacatgctcacacacaaacacacacacatacaaacacacacacacaaacacacatgcatgcacaaagacacacgcacacacacaaacacacacacgcacacacaaacatgcacatgcatgcacacacacaaacacacacacgcacacacaaacatgcacatgcatgcacacacacaaacacacatgcacacatacacacacacatgcacgcacaaacacacacacacacgcgcgcacacacacacaaacacatgcatgcaaaaacacacactcacacccacacacacacacgcacacacaaacacacacacaaacacacatgcacacacaaacatatgcacacacacacaaacacatacacacaaacacatgcatacacaaacacacacgctcACACCCACGCACACaaacccacatgcatgcacaaacatacgcacacacacacaaacacacacagacacacacgcacacacaaacacgcacatgcatgcacacacacaaacacacatgcacgcacaaacacacaggcgcacacacacgcacacaaaaacacatacacacacaaacacacacacaaacacatgcacacacaaacacacacacgcacacacatgcacacacatatgctttCAGAAAGAATATGCTAGATTGTTTTCTAACTTGGTGTGCCATTTTAAAATCTCCCTAAAAGTCCTGCTCGATGTATAATTGACACTTGAGCTTGTTGCACACTGCAGTGTCAGCAACCTtggtaggtgtgtgcatgtgagagactGTATGTTCTTCACACACAGGATGCACTGCTCCACAGATGCTCAGCAGCGAAGCATCGTGTGCTGATTACATGGTGGGAATCACTTGCACACACCCCTCATTTCTCTCTGGGTTGTTCTTCCTGCCATTTTCTCCAAGTCACTGTGAAAATCTTCCATGACAAGGAACTCGTTGATGCTGCCCTTTAGCAACTTACtccatattttatatatctgaGAAGCCGATAATGCCTCATAAAAAGTTTAGATAgtcgggtgtggtggcgcacacctgtcatcccagtacttggaaggggCAGGCAGGACGATCAGAAACTTAAGCTCATCCTTAGCTACGTcaagaattccaggccagcctgggctacatatgatCCTgtttcaaagcaaagcaaaataaagcacagactaaatacataaataaaaggtgGTTGAAATGTTTATACTTCCTCTATAGGCACATTCACAaatcacctgtctgtctgtctgtctgtctatctatctatctatctatctatctatctatctatctatctatcatctatctatctgtctggtttgtttatttgtttgggactggccttgaattcatgatccccccacacacacagcttgtACTACAGATATGTGATATGCAGCAACTGGCCGGTATAATTTATTGATGAGGAGCTTAATTTCCTCCTGTTATGGGTGCTGAgtgtgtccctgtctctgtctctgtgtctcacaGCAGGCATCTTAGAGTTTTCCCATCAGCTTCCAGCTGTAACGGCTGGGTCCTGAGACAGGTTCAGAGAAACATTCTTAAAGTgtgagaaagaagacaaaaaggggctggagagatggctgagcggttgagagcactggctgctctcgccGAAAATgggggttggattcccagcaaccatgtccGGTGGCTTACAGCcccctgcaactccagctccggAGGAcggtctgctgccctcttctggtctccatggccaCTGTACTTACACAAgcgtgtgtgctcacacacacacacacacaccacaaatacacataaataaaaataagaagtaaatcttaaaatcaaaggacaaaaccaaaagcaaaccaaTCACAACGGAAGCCGTAAAGCTGGAAATCCCCCTTCCGGAAATGAGAGGACACCGCAGAACAGGTGTCTCTTTACGTCACTGACGTGGGCTGCTGCAGGAAGAGCCAGGGGCCTCCTGGTTCACATTCTCACTGCGCAGAGGGGAAGCCAAGAGGAAAAGCCACGTGTTGGAATATCCCACGAGTGAAAAGGACACAAAGAAGGCGCTTCAAACAGGACTGAGAGGATTTTTATTTGTGGATCCCTGAGGAGACATGAGGTGTTTGTGGGGTGGAAGAGATAAGCGTAACAGTGGCCAAGGCAAGGCTGGGTCAGCACTGGGCTTCTAGAGGAACACACTGCACACAGAGGAACATGCGGTGGGTTCCACTCCTGTGTCCCAGGGAGGAGGTGGTGGCATGGATCCCTGAGCCTGAAAGAGGGAGTGTGCTCTGAATccttgggtctgagggaggagactGGAGTCAGGACTTGTGAGTCTGAGGGAGGAGACTGGAGTCTGGATTTGTGAGTCTGAGGGAGGAGACTGGAGTCTGGACTTGTGAGTCTGAGGGAGGAGACTGGAGTCTGGACTTGTGAGTCTGAGGGAGGAGACTGGAGTCTGGACTTGTGAGTCTGAGGGAGGAGACTGGAGTCAGGACTTGTGAGTCTGAGGGAGGAGACTGGAGTCTGGACTTGTGAGTCTGAGGGAGGAGACTGTAGTCAGGACTTGTGAGTCTGAGGGAGGAGACTGGAGTCTGGATTTGTGAGTCTGAGGGAGGAGACTGGAGTCTGGACTTGTGAGTCTGAGGGAGGAGACTGGAGTCTGGACTTGTGAGTCTGAGGGAGGAGACTGGAGTCTGGGCTtgtgggtctgagggaggagatTGGAGTCTGGACTTGTGAGTCTGAGGGAGGAGATTGGAGTCTGGGCTtgtgggtctgagggaggagactGGAATCGGGACTTgtgagtctgagggaggaggctagGGCCTGAACTTGTagatctgagggaggagggctgggagcAATCCTGAGTCTCAGGTTCCCTCAGCAGGCTTCATGTGGGGGTGTAGTCAGTCCATAGCTAGCTTGTCAGAATGGTGGTCTGGATCCAGTCAGTGAACTTGCAGAGATTGGTGTAGACGCTTGGTACGCCAGGCTGCCCACACTCTCCTTGTCCCATAGACACGAGCCCTTGTAGGGATCTGTTGCACACTATGGGACCCCCGGAGTCCCcctgggagagacagagggagagggagtcagAATCCAGCAGAGCGTGAGCGGAAGATACACGTGAGGTCCCAGAGCACCACATAAGCAtggtagacagagacagaagggaaCCAGCGCCACGCCCTTGCGGGAGACCTGAGGCCACATGGGCAGGAGAACTCAGGGCCTTTATTGAGGTGCTGTGCCCCTGAGCCACGCCCCGCTCCTCACTGTGGGGGCGGGGTCTAGGCAGGTGTTTGGCATGGTTTATATTCCTAGCTTctgttcacattttttttttgagtcacaatctcactaagttgccctgGCTGGATCTTatttctcagcctcctgaatggcTACGATTGTAGGTTTgaaccactacacctggcttctggggtctctgcctccctgatcctctctcctcccccttcctcccctcctcctcctcttcctcctcctcttcctccaactccttcTTTTGGgagagggtctcactgtgtatttctggctgcccttgaactcacagacatgacctgcctctgcctaccctgctgggattaaaggtgtgcaccccccccccccacaccggTCTCCTCCACTTCTCACAGTCCATCCCAGTGTGTGTCAGGTGCACCGTCCGCACCTCCCTGCCTTGtctctgttcccccctccccgtgtCTCACATTGCACGAGTCCTTTCGGTCCTGTCCTCCTCCAGCGCAGAACATACTGAGGTGGTACACAGAGTCGTACAGCAGCCTGCAAGTCTTCTCTGATGCCACCGAGAGATTCACACACTGCAGGAGGCTGGGCTGTTTCCCTGGGACACACAAGGGAGGGTCAGTCCGCTGGGGCTGTGTGGAGGAAGTTCTCAGAGAGGGCAGCCCTGTTCCCAGAAGCTCACCGTTCTTTAGCTGACCCCAACCAGAGACTAGGCAGGTATCCCCAGGAGTGGGGCACCGGGTCGCCACAGGGATGCGCCTGATGGTGTTAGACTCCACCACTGATTCGTTCAGCTTGATGAGCATGAGGTCGTTGGCAAAAGAAGGATCATTGTAGTTCGGGTGTTGGATGGAGAGGTGGGCCTCTAACATCCGGCTACCAGGCTCTCGGGAGGCTTCCAGGTTGTGCAGGCCCAGTCCGACCATGTAGGCGCTGAGGATCACCAGCGGCTGAGTATACAGTGGCATCTGTGTCTCCCATCTCATCCTCCACCCTAAAGCTACAGTGATCTCCAGCATCGCCTTTCCCTTCCCACTGGACTGTCCTGGTTGCTTAGGTTTAGGTTCCCCTCACAGGTCAACACCGTGGCCGCTTGCGCGCCCTCTGCAGGCCGCGTCTGATATCGACCCCCCTCCCCTCGGCCCGACCACCCCCACTCACTCCTGTATGCAGTGTGCTGCTGACAGCACCCACTGCGGATGCACCAGGACGCCCGAGCAGAAAAAACCATTGTCTTCTGAGAACAGGGCCGCCTGCCAGGGCTGCGAGTGTGGGAGGCAGTCCTGGCCTTGTATGATCCGGCTGCTGACACTTGAGGCCGAGGCTCCTAGGGATGGAGTCGGGATTGGGAGGTCTGGGGTGTGGAGCAGGGGGCGTTTCTAGCCTTCTGGGATGGGGGCAGGGTTCCCGATGAGAGCTCAGAGCTATGGGGGTGATGTGTGAGCGAAGGGATGTAATCAGAGGTTGCAgcgagggtgtgtgtgtgttggtggggggATGGTCGAGACCGAAACAAACTATGAATCCTGGATTAGAGTTCTTTCCCCACAGGGTCTGAGTGAAGGGGAGTAGATAAAACTTCAGGGCGAGGCCATGGTAGGGAACCAGTTCAAGAGATAGGATTAGAGTTCCTAAGGGTAGGATATCAAAGTTAAGGACTTGGTTAAGAGTTTGGGGATGGAATCAGGGTTCTAGGGTCTGGGCCATTGCTGGAGACAGGTTAAGGACACGGACACGGTGGCGCTGTCCCTGGAGGTAAGATTCAGTGCAGGGGCTTGGTCAGGCCTTTGGGAGTGGATCCACAACTGGAGACAGGATGAGGGTGCTGGACCAGGGAGAGTTGGAGAGCAGAAATGTGTCTAGGGCTTCCCAGATCCCAGGGGAGGTGTCATGGAAAAGGGGGAGGAAATAGCTTTGAAGGTGGGTGGTCAGGACAAGAGTCTGGACTGGGTGCAGGCAGGGCTCACCCTAGCAGGGTGTCAGTGTAGAGACcttggtctctgcctcctgaggattAGGGTTCACCACATAACCTGGGCAGTTCGGGGATGTGGGAATGGCTGGGGACAGGTAAAGAGGCTGGAGCAGGATTCTGAGAGGCCGAGTGGGGTCTAAGAAGAGGAGTATGGGTGAAGCTTCAGTGTTCATAGAGGTCAAGGTCAGAGGGAGGAGAATTACCGTGAAGGGGCGGGCAGAGTCAGGACTGATGGTGATGCAGGATTAGGACTTGGGACTAGTCTTCAGTCGCCAAGCAACTGGCGCTTGGAGTGGACTGCAAACTTCGGGGTAGGGTCAGGATTGAGATGGGTGGGGTCAGGACTCAGAGGGATGGGATCAGGGCTGAGAGGGGTGGGGTCAGGATTGAGAGGGGTGGGGTCAGAACTGATAGGGGTGGGGTCAGGGCTGAGATGGGTGGGGTCAGAACTCAGAGGGGTGGAGTCAGGGCTGAGAGGGGTGGGGTCAGAACTCAGAGGGGTGGAGTCAGGGCTGATAGGGGTGGGTCAGGGCTGAGATGGGTGGGGTCAGGACTCAGGGGGTGGAGTCAGGGCTGATAGAGGTGGGGTCAGGGCTCAGACGGGTGGGGTCAGGTCCCTTGAGAGGAATTTAAGTCAGAGGCCTCCTTAAGCTGAGAACCAGGATCAGCACACTGGATGTAGGGTCATTTGTCAGGAGAGCAGGTCAGCTTGGATTCTCAGGCTGGTCTTCAGGACCAGGAACCATTTTTCTCTCACACAGTCATGACTCTAGGAGCTGTTCAGTCTTTGTGGCACAGCCGTGCTTCGACGCCCCtccccacagacacacccagccACAAACCCATTCACCCAGGCAACATCATTATCCAGGAGGGGCTGGGAGCTCAGCCGACCGAGTTCtggcttagcatgcacaaagctttGGGTTTGAATCCCGGTACCACAGCGCCACGTAAAACTGGGcatggagggagaggcagaaggatcggAAGTTTAAGGTTGTTCTTGGCAGcttagtgaattcaaggccagcctgagctaagtaagactcttaaaaaaaaacaaataagtggGCCAGGTACCaactctagcactcaggagacagagacaggcttaCTTCTgaaagttcgagaccagcctctTGTACACAGGGAGTTTAACAGAATCATCCGGTCACTCAGGAGCAGGTCCCGCCTTCCCTTAGTGGCACAGACTGTCACTCATTCTCAGGACCTGTCACCCTTTTCAGCCATGGCCACACACAGTCACATCACACTGCCACCTCAGACGGTCAGAAGCAGTAGGACACTGAGTCACGCTGTTGGCTGACACTGTTCACCCAGACACACGCCACGAGACACACGCACTCAGATACCTGTGACCTCGAGGATGAGGTACGCCAGGAAGCAGCCCCAGGGGCTTCGTGCAGTGACCATCATGCTGGCTCCTGGAAATGAAGACAAGTGAAGTGAATCTGGGCGGCCGTCTTACTCCCCGTCTCCCCATAATCTCCTTCTTGCCTTTTTCATTTGTGGGGATgtgactggagagagagagagagagagagagagagagagagagagagagagagagagagaagaagaagaaggaggaggaggaggaggaggaggaggaggaggaggaagaggcatcTATTTAGGGACAGGATGCATGTGAAGAAATGGAGGTGTAGATTTTCACTTAGGACAGACCCTGAGAGGGCAGTCAGGAGGTCTGTCCGGTCGGAGGCAGCCTGAGGGGCAGAGGATGAGTGCAGGGATGCTTCTAAACAGGGAGGGTgagagaaagagcagagaggGTCTCACCTGCTgtctctgagctctgagctccGGATTCTGCTGAGCTGAGCGGAGCTGAGGTGATTTGCTGCCCACAGGGGCCCCCACAGGGCTTATAAGCTTCCTCAGCTGGGGCTGGCCTGCCCCCCAGGGGACACACTCCATACGTCAGGTGCTGCAGGCTGCAGCTCAGAGCCTGCAGGTTGCCTCCGTGCCAGGTGGAGTCTGGGGCACAGGGAGGGCACAGTGTGCAGACCCCAGCCTCACTGGCCTtcactcttcccctccctcctccctcctcatgcTCATTCCTTCATTCATCCATTCCTTCTCTCAGGCTTCACTAAGTGAATTTTCCCCTGCCTCGCTCCCATAGTCTCCGTCCGTGTGTCCTTCCTGTGCGTCCTCTGAACACTGCCCCAGCATCAGACACAGCCTGCATCTCATACTTCCTTGGAAATCTTAATTGTGACCCgcctctccatcttcctcccccctccccccctatAGGATCAGGGCAAGCGTCACTCCATGCTCAGCCTGAATTCAGATAACCCTGCACGCAGATCCTCCCTCTGCAGGTGTCCTGGTGCAGAGGCTCCTGGGAACGAGGGCATGATGGAGGTGCCCCTCAGTCAACAGGAACGGAGTGTGATGGAGGTGCCCCTCAGTCAACAGGAACGGGGAGTGATGGAGGTGCCCCTCAGTCAACAGGAACGGGGTGTGATGGAGGTGCACACCCCTTAATCAACAGGAACGGGGTGTGATGGAGGTGCCCCTCAGTCAACAGGAACGGGGTGTGATGGAGGTGCCCCTCAGTCAACAGGAACGGGGTTCGATGGCGGTGTCCCTCAGTCAACAGGAACGGGGTTTGATGGAGGTGCCCCTCAGTCAACAGGAACGGAGACACCTCATGCTTGGAGCTTCAGATCAGGGCGGGGACTAGGGAGAGTGGTGTCACCATGTTCCTGGGACTCTTGTCccagtgagcagggggagaaatACAATCAAGAAAACAGAGGAATCAAGAAATAAATGGTAGATAGTAGCGTCTGAGCCAGAAGACTCTGGGGAAGAGTGGGGACCAGGCAAGTAAGGCTGCAGCAGAAGACGTCGGTGTGTGTCCATGGGCGATATTCCCTGGGAAGGaaggcagacaaggcagccttcAGAATGGCTGAGATGGCAAGGTTCAGCGGTAGAGGAAGTGGCATGACTTGTTTACTTTGTGAAATTGCTCTTGGTGGAGAGGTAGGGATTGAAGGGAAAGCACTGAGATTCAAGTGGGAGATGCTGGGGTCCAGTGGGAGATGCTGGGATCCAGTGGGAGATGCTGGGGTCCAGTGGGAGATGCTGGGATCCAGTGGGAGATGCTGGGGTCCAGTGGGAGATGCTGGGGTCCAGTGGGAGATGCTGGGATCCAGTGGGAGATGCTGGGATCCAGTGGGAGATGCTGGGGTCCAGTGGGAGATGCTGGGATCCAGTGGGAGATGCTGGGATCCAGTGGGAGATGCTGGGATCCAGTGGGAGATGCTGGGATCCAGTGGGAAATGCTGGGATCCAGTGGGAGATGCTGGGATCCAGTGGGAGATGCTGGGATCCAGTGAGAGATGCTGGGATCCAGTGGGAGATGCTGGGATCCAGTGGGAGATGCTGGGATCCAGTAGGAGATGCTGGGGTCCAGTGGGAGATGTTGGGATCCAGTGGGAGATGCTGGGATCCAGTAGGAGATGCTGGGGTCCAGTGGGAGATGCTGGGATCCAGTGGGAGATGCTGGGGTCCAGGAGGGAGATGTTGGGATCCAGTGGGAAATGCTGGGGTACAGGAGGGAGATGCTGGGGTCCAGTGGGAGATGCTGGGGTCCAGGAGGGAGATGCTGGGGTCCAGTGGGAGATGCTGGGGTCCAGGAGGGAGATGCCGGGCACATCAGGTCTTATAGGTGCATACTGTGATTGGCGAGGCCAGTACTGATGACAGAGAAGCCAGCTAAGGCAAAGAGCAGAGAGGTGGGTGGCGCTTCTCTGTCTTCCCACTGGGTCAGGTGGAGGTGACCTGGAGTTAAGGACCTAGGTAGTGGGGACATTTCTGGTCCCACATGTTGGGGTTATTTGCACTGAGATGGGAATCCACTTCAGAGACAAGGAGGGACAGATGTGAACCAAGAGAACTGGGAGATGCCAGACCACAGCGGGATGTGAAGGCTCGGAGAGAGACCTGGAGATCTGAAGATGGGAAGGGCAGAAGCACACATGACAACCTCATGTTCATTCCTCACCGGAGGATTCTGGGTAGGGGCTTCACGCCATTCATCTCTCAGAGACCATGGGGAAACTTATGCacgtttctgtttgtgtgtgagttCTCTGAACACCTGCTTTCCTCTAGGCTGGGAGTCTTTCAAGGACAGATTCCTGTGTCTTATTTTTGCTGATGTTTATTCACTATGGAAGGGTTAAACAGGTGCATATAGCGATACAGATAGGACGGCAAGCGCTGAGGCAGATGGGGAGAAAGGGGACTGTAACAGACATGGTAATAGGTTACTATTAATTTACTTAACTTTTGAATTAGTTACAGTCTGGGGATCACTCCTCTGCTCTGGCTCTACCTTCAGGGTTTGCACACAGTAGGACTGGAAGATTCTTTACCCAGTGTGCTTGGGCCAGAAGAAACTGagacctttcttccttccttccttccttccttccttcctttctttctttccttccttccttccttctttctttccttccttctttccttctttctttccttccttccttcctttctttctttctttctttctttctttctttctttctttctttctttctttctttctttctttctttctttctttctttctttctttctttc
This portion of the Apodemus sylvaticus chromosome 1, mApoSyl1.1, whole genome shotgun sequence genome encodes:
- the Klk4 gene encoding kallikrein-4, translating into MMVTARSPWGCFLAYLILEVTGASASSVSSRIIQGQDCLPHSQPWQAALFSEDNGFFCSGVLVHPQWVLSAAHCIQDAYMVGLGLHNLEASREPGSRMLEAHLSIQHPNYNDPSFANDLMLIKLNESVVESNTIRRIPVATRCPTPGDTCLVSGWGQLKNGKQPSLLQCVNLSVASEKTCRLLYDSVYHLSMFCAGGGQDRKDSCNGDSGGPIVCNRSLQGLVSMGQGECGQPGVPSVYTNLCKFTDWIQTTILTS